DNA from Victivallaceae bacterium:
TGAGGATTTTGGTTGAGGGAGGAGCTGCTGTTCATGGTGCTTTTTTAAGAGAGAAACTGGCTGATTTTTTTATCGTATATTATGGTCCTTGTATTTTAGGAGAGGGTCATCGAGGATTCTCAATGCCGTCATTGGGTATTCATAATATTGCGGAGAAATATGTTTTGACATTGGATGATGTCCACAAAGTTGGGAGAGGTTTCCGCGCCGATTATAGTTGCCCTCGTTAATGTTAAAAATTTTTTATGTTGTCATTTTTTTAAAAAGACCTGTTTTGCATTGGATATTTTTGATATTCTGTCCCCTTATTTTATTTTAGTGTCAATGAATGGATGGATTTTCTTCTTTAGGAGATGTTCTTGAGGCTCTCAACAGGGGTGACTTTATTCTGATAGTGGATGATCCCAACAGAGAGAATGAAGGGGATTTGATGATTGCCGCCGAAAAGGTAACGACGGAAAAGATGTCGTTTCTTCTTCAACATACCAGCGGAGTCGTTTGTACTGCTATGGATGCCGCAAGTCTAAAGCGTCTCGAAATTCCTTTAATGGTTCCCGAAAGCAGCGATCGATTCAAAACAAGATTTACCATATCCGTCGATGCGGCAAAAGGTGTGACTACGGGGGTATCGGCTTCCGATAGAGGAAAAACGGCTCGTTTATTAGCAGACCCCGAAAGTCTTCCGGTTGATTTTGTTAGGCCCGGACATTTATTTCCTCTTAAGGCTACTGAAGGCGGTGTTTTGAAAAGGACCGGTCATACCGAAGCGGCTGTTGATCTAACTCGTTTGGCGGGGATCAACCCTTGTTGTGTTATAGCAGAGGTTGTCAATCCCGATTACTCTATTGCTCGTTTAGATGATCTCAGAATTTTTTCCCGGCAATATTCAATTCCGATCACTTCTATTGACGAACTTGTTCGATTCCGAAGAAAATCGGAAGTTTTGGTTAAGCGAATTTCATCGTCTCGTTTGCCTACGCGTTTCGGAGAATTTATTATTCATGTTTATGAATCATTAATTGACAACGTACAACATCTGGCTGTGGTTAAGGGGGATGTTTATGAGAAACAAAATGTTATGGTTCGTGTTCATTCCGAATGTTTAACCGGTGACATTCTGTTATCTACTCGATGCGATTGCGGTAATCAACTCGAATCCTCTTTACAAATTATATCCAATATAGGCGGAGGAGTCGTCGTATATTTGAGAGGACAGGAAGGAAGAGGAATCGGCTTAGGACATAAGATTCAGGCTTATGCTCTTCAGGATTTAGGCTTGGATACCGTAGAAGCCAACCTTGAATTAGGCTTACTTGTAGATTCGCGGGAATATGGAATAGGAGCCCAGATTTTAGCTGATTTGGGTTTAACGACTATTCGACTTTTAACGAACAATCCTGCGAAGTACAGTGGTTTATCCGGATTCGGCTTGAAAATCGTTGAAAGAGTCGCTCTTCCGGTAGTACTTAATGATGAAAATACAAAGTATTTAGAAACAAAAAAAAACAAATTAGGACATTGGTTAAATATTTAAAAGTATAACCGGACAAAGAATATGGATAAATTTGATTTGAAAAATCGGGTAGCGGAGGGAAATTATCTAGCGGAAGGATTATCGATTGGTATAGTCGCTTCTAAATTTAATTATCCGGTTGTAAAGCTTTTGATAGAAGGAGCAAGTAGCGGATTTGTACAACACGGAGGAAAGATTCAAGATCTTTCGGTTGTAAAAGTTCCCGGTGCTTTTGAAATTTCGGTGACAGTTAAGAAGTTGCTGCAAAGTGATAGACGTCTTGATGCAATTGTTTGTTTAGGAGCTGTTATTAAAGGAGAAACTCAACACTTTGAACATGTTTGTAATCAAGTAGCTGCAGGAATTCATTCCTTATCTTTGGAATTTGTTATCCCGATTACTTTTTCCATTCTTACGACAATGACTGCGGAAGAAGCTTTTGCTCGCGCAGGGGTTAAGGGCGCCAACTTAGGTTACGAAGGTATAAAGACAGCTATAGAGATGGCTAATCTATTCAAAACGTTGTAGGCCGATTGATAAAGTCTACTAGACAATGAGATTTACCTGCCCGTTGGCATGAATTCTGATGCTGAATTCTTTATGGTTAAGATCGATTTCGTTATAAGAACTTAAAGCATCTTCAAAATGCAATTCCGTGTCCGTTTCCAGGAGATTCTTTGTTTTCATATCATTATAGGTTAATAACGTCTGAGAAAAGATTTTAAGTGTGGAGGCAATGACCTCTTTTCGATTATTATCTTCTATTACCAAACGAGAAGACAGACTTTTGATTAAGTCCGAAAGACCCTTCATATTTAACTTTTTAGGGGTGTCCGCATGGAAACAATGAGCGATAAAAACTTTGGCTTCAAGTTCGGAAAGTTTTGAAAAGCCTTCTTTCAGGAATATTCCATCGGATGATTTCTCCTCACAACCGACTAAAACAGCTATTCGAGTCAAAGCTTCATCGATTTTATTCGTAGGATCAAATCCGAAAGATTTAGCCTTAGAGGATAAATAATAGTAATATGCGACTTTTGCTCCGTAATCTTTTAGTAAACGATTAGCTTGAATAAAGGAGGAAAAATCTTTGTAAAAAACAGCATCACAGCCGAATTGTCCACAAGCGCTCAAAAAATAAAGAGATAAATCGACTGAGGCAAGCACGGGATCATTGACCGAGTTTAATTTTTCCCAAGCAAAGAACGATTCAGTTAAATTAAAGACGTTGGGATAATCGATTATGTGACCGACTTGCTGCAGATAAGTTTTTAAATGTTCAGACAAACGAGCATAAGAAGGAGCCAGTTCGGGAAATCTGTTAAGAACTTGAAATGCCTTTTTTCGGAAAACCGATTCATTGTCTTCCCTGAAATAAGGTTGAAAAATCTGACGTGCTTTTAAAGAGTTGCCTATCCTTCTAAAGATAACCGCACTTTCAAAAAATCTGACACTTTGCTCTTTCCCTGATTGAATACTCAAAGAAGCCGACAATTGCTTGAAATATTTGTGTATGGATATAAATTGCTTGAAGGGTAGGACTGCTCCTTCCTGCAGAGACAATAATGAATTATAGGCTGTTTTCGAGCCGTCCAAAATTAGGTTGAGATAAGCTAAACTTCTAATAGCTTCATCGAATTCCGGAGATTGTTTATTGAATAGATCTAAAGAAAAGCATAGCCGATGTTTTTCTCTGGATTCGGGAATGTTCAAAGGTATCAGAGAATATTGAGAATCGGCTAACCATAAGAGCTCCGGATATTCTCGAAGTTTTTCCTCCACCCATTGTTCGGAACCTATCTTTACAAACAAATTCTTGCTAAAGCTAGGGGTCTTCGCCTGAGATAGAACGGAAAAGGACGAAAAGGCTAATAGGAGGATTACAAATCCGGCGACTCGTTGTTTCAGCAACATCTATTCAGTCTCCTCTCGTCTTTTTTATAGAATAAGCGTCATTCATAACAAAAATTCCAATATCAAATCAACCTTAGAAAAACAAGAATGTTTTCATTTAAATGTATTAATTTTTTTGGATATTTGCAGAATTTTTCCTTTAAGTTATAATACGAGTATATTTCCTTTTTAATTTAGGTATTGTCCTTTAATTAAGCAGGATTTTTTTAAAGCCCATATCGGATTGTTCATCGTTGTGTTAGTGTTGGTTTTAAAGTATGGATAAGATTAAGATGTGGTTAATGTGTGCGTTTTTGTTCGGCGCGGCATTGGCACCGGTTTCTTCGAATGCAATGAGTTTATTTTTAAGAAGAAAGAAAAAATCTTCTAATGAGCAAGTGATGCCTTTGCAAGAAAAACAGTCGGTGCAAAGATCTGCCGGATTTTTTTCTAAAAAAAAGATAAAGCCGCGAGTGCTTCCCAGGACCTTGAGAAAGAGTAAGACGAAAGAGGCTATGATGCTCCCTCAAAATTTTAAGAAATATACCGAACCGCTAACTTCACAGGATGAGCAGGATATAAGATATGTCGTGTCTTCTTGTGCGAATAAATCTTCTTTGGGTATTGCCATGTCGCAATCCGAAATAATGGCCGCTCTCGGAAGAATTCAGAGTTTGCATCCCTTCAACTTTCTTGAGAGTATTCATTCGGACTCAAAATTGAAAAGCGAATTTATTGAAATGCAAAATCGCAGTTGGATCTGGAATCTTTTCATTTCTAGACTTAAAGAGATCTTTGCGTCCGTGAAGGCAAAGGGGCTTTTTTTAGATAAAGACATAGCCGATTTTGCTGCGTCCATCGGTATGGAAACGGAAGTCATTTCTTCTCTGATAGATAAAGGTCTTTGGGATGATCTAATTAATTTATATCTAAATCAGATTTCTTAATATTTTTTTATCTATTATAGATACCCTCTTTATGTGATGACATCATTTAGATGATCTAATTTCTTGTTTTGTGTTAATATTTTTGGACGGTTTGTCTTACTGAACACGTTTGGAGGTGTTGATGTTCGGTTTCCTTGTCAATTTTAACGATATATTGACTTTCTATGTACTCTTCCCGATGTTATTGATTTTAGGTGGGATTCTAACTTGGAAATTCAGAGGTATGCAATTTCGAGGATTGGGTGCCAGTTGTCGTTTTTTGACGACCGGAGCTATGCATTCGTCCGGCCAAGATCATGAAATTTCAAGATATGAGTCGATTACCGCCGTTTTGGCGGGTAATTTAGGAACGGGTAATATTGCCGGAATTGCAGTAGCTCTTACTACCGGAGGGCCGGGAGCTTTGGTCTGGATGTGGGTAGCGGCTTTTTTTGGCGGAATCGTGCAATTTGCCGGTTCTTATCTCGGTTGCAAATATCGTTATCTGAAAAAAGAACAATATATCGGAGGACCTATCGGTTGTTTATTCAATGCACTGAATAGCCGAAAATTGGCCTGTTTATTCTGTTTTTTCACTATTACGACTGCTTTTTTGGCAGGCAATATGATGCAGATGAATTGTATCGTTTTATCTGCCGTAGATATCATTGATACCAACGCTAAAATCAGTATTTTCATTCTGGGGCTTTTCATCATGGTCCCTGTTTGGATGGTTTTGATTAAGGGAGGTAACGGGATTGCAAGATTCTCTTCCAGAATAGTTCCCTTTATAGCGATTATTTATTTGTCGGGTTGTTGCTATGTAATCATTAAGCATATCGATCAGTTATTACCCGTTTTGCGTTATGTTTTCTCTTCCGTATTCGGAGTGAAAGCAGGTGTTTCCGGTGTTGCAGGTTATACTCTATCCCGTGTTTTATCCACCGGAATGAACAGAGCTATATTGGCTACCGACTGTGGGAGTGGTGTAGTATCGCTATTACAATCAAATAGTAATACTAAAAATCCTGTAATAGATGGCTTGGTGACTTTGTTTCCCCCGATGGTTGTTATGACGGTTTGTACTGTTACCGGATTGGCTTTGTTGGTTTCCGGAGCCTATCCGCATTCAGGGGCGTTAAGTGCCTCAATGGTTCGATGGGCTTTTGTGAAAGCAGCGGGCCCTTGCATAGGTTCCTTATCGGTATTCTCTGTTATGATTCTGTTTGGATATACGACTATTTTAGCCTGGTTTTCCTGTGCTGAAAAAAGTCTATCCTTCTTATCCGATAATATTTTTTGGCATAAATGCCTTAAAATTTTGTATATCGGGATAGTTCCTTTCGGAGGATTTTTAGGGACGAAATTTATTTGGGTATTATCCGACTTGAGTTTTATCGGTATGGTGACATTGAATTTGTATGCCGTTTTAAGATTATTGAAAGATGTATTTGAGTTAAAACATCCTTTAGCTGAACTTTCACCCGTCGATTCTACGGCAGTTATTGATTAATCGAATTCGTTTCGGAATGACCGTATATGAATTTCTTTGTTTTTTATGTTTCTCACCTGTTATAACGAGGAGTCTGAAGTTTATAAAAAGGTTTTCGGATGTTGCTGAAAAGTGAATTCTTTAAAGAGGGCGGTAATATTCCTGCCAAGTATACTTGCCAAGGCATAGATATCAGCCCTCCCTTAATTTTTGAAGAAATTCCTGACAATACTTTGAGTCTGGCTCTTCTTATGGAAGATCCGGATGTTCCTTTGAATCTTAGGAAAGATGGGTTATGGGTACATTGGATTTTATATAATCTCGATGCGCAGATGACTTTTCT
Protein-coding regions in this window:
- a CDS encoding YbhB/YbcL family Raf kinase inhibitor-like protein; its protein translation is MLLKSEFFKEGGNIPAKYTCQGIDISPPLIFEEIPDNTLSLALLMEDPDVPLNLRKDGLWVHWILYNLDAQMTFLEEGEKNGVCGFNTGGTLGYMGPCPPDRKHRYFFTLYALDRLTDFQEGLSRSEFLQLIEPHVIEKSVLMGTYEKF
- a CDS encoding bifunctional 3,4-dihydroxy-2-butanone-4-phosphate synthase/GTP cyclohydrolase II; its protein translation is MDGFSSLGDVLEALNRGDFILIVDDPNRENEGDLMIAAEKVTTEKMSFLLQHTSGVVCTAMDAASLKRLEIPLMVPESSDRFKTRFTISVDAAKGVTTGVSASDRGKTARLLADPESLPVDFVRPGHLFPLKATEGGVLKRTGHTEAAVDLTRLAGINPCCVIAEVVNPDYSIARLDDLRIFSRQYSIPITSIDELVRFRRKSEVLVKRISSSRLPTRFGEFIIHVYESLIDNVQHLAVVKGDVYEKQNVMVRVHSECLTGDILLSTRCDCGNQLESSLQIISNIGGGVVVYLRGQEGRGIGLGHKIQAYALQDLGLDTVEANLELGLLVDSREYGIGAQILADLGLTTIRLLTNNPAKYSGLSGFGLKIVERVALPVVLNDENTKYLETKKNKLGHWLNI
- a CDS encoding amino acid carrier protein, whose translation is MFGFLVNFNDILTFYVLFPMLLILGGILTWKFRGMQFRGLGASCRFLTTGAMHSSGQDHEISRYESITAVLAGNLGTGNIAGIAVALTTGGPGALVWMWVAAFFGGIVQFAGSYLGCKYRYLKKEQYIGGPIGCLFNALNSRKLACLFCFFTITTAFLAGNMMQMNCIVLSAVDIIDTNAKISIFILGLFIMVPVWMVLIKGGNGIARFSSRIVPFIAIIYLSGCCYVIIKHIDQLLPVLRYVFSSVFGVKAGVSGVAGYTLSRVLSTGMNRAILATDCGSGVVSLLQSNSNTKNPVIDGLVTLFPPMVVMTVCTVTGLALLVSGAYPHSGALSASMVRWAFVKAAGPCIGSLSVFSVMILFGYTTILAWFSCAEKSLSFLSDNIFWHKCLKILYIGIVPFGGFLGTKFIWVLSDLSFIGMVTLNLYAVLRLLKDVFELKHPLAELSPVDSTAVID
- the ribH gene encoding 6,7-dimethyl-8-ribityllumazine synthase, producing the protein MDKFDLKNRVAEGNYLAEGLSIGIVASKFNYPVVKLLIEGASSGFVQHGGKIQDLSVVKVPGAFEISVTVKKLLQSDRRLDAIVCLGAVIKGETQHFEHVCNQVAAGIHSLSLEFVIPITFSILTTMTAEEAFARAGVKGANLGYEGIKTAIEMANLFKTL